From the genome of Nitrospira lenta, one region includes:
- a CDS encoding glycosyltransferase family 4 protein, with the protein MRIAIVADAYAPLRTSAAIQLRDLAAEFIAQGHHPTVLIPVPGLQSTWALDNIAGVEVLRVRSPRTKDVGYIRRTLTELYMPFAVLRGLRQSTLSQVRWDGVVWYSPSIFHGPLVSALKRASSCRSYLVLRDIFPEWSVDMGLMGRGLPYRFFKTIENYQYSVADVIGVQTPGNQAYFSNWSGRSKRRVEVLQNWLAEAPDTGCSISVRDTPLAGRTIFVYAGNMGVAQGMGILLDLAESLENRKDIGFVFVGRGSDSQRLRNDASARGLDNVLFFDEIASNEIPGLYAQCHVGLVALDPRHKTHNIPGKFVSYMQCGLPVLASINPGNDLAALIKQGKVGRVSTDTDVESLGSMAQALVTDITLDENFKNRCKTLAARLFSPEVAVKQIVAALQA; encoded by the coding sequence ATGCGTATTGCCATTGTCGCGGACGCTTATGCCCCCCTTCGGACCTCAGCAGCAATCCAGCTGCGGGACTTAGCTGCTGAATTTATTGCGCAAGGTCATCATCCGACTGTATTAATTCCTGTCCCTGGCCTCCAATCAACATGGGCTCTCGATAATATTGCAGGGGTAGAGGTCCTCAGAGTCAGGTCTCCTCGAACGAAAGACGTCGGCTATATTCGACGAACCTTGACCGAACTGTACATGCCGTTTGCCGTTTTGCGAGGGCTTCGCCAAAGCACACTTTCACAGGTTAGGTGGGATGGCGTGGTTTGGTATTCACCATCGATTTTTCATGGCCCGCTGGTTAGCGCCCTCAAACGTGCAAGTTCATGCCGAAGCTATTTGGTTCTCAGAGACATTTTCCCTGAATGGTCTGTCGATATGGGACTTATGGGGCGCGGGTTGCCCTATCGATTCTTCAAAACAATCGAGAACTATCAATATTCTGTTGCTGATGTGATTGGCGTCCAGACCCCGGGGAATCAGGCGTATTTTTCTAATTGGTCAGGCCGGTCCAAACGTCGAGTTGAAGTTCTGCAAAACTGGCTCGCGGAAGCGCCCGATACCGGGTGCAGTATTTCGGTTCGTGACACCCCGCTGGCTGGTCGAACAATCTTTGTTTATGCCGGCAATATGGGCGTAGCGCAAGGGATGGGGATTTTGCTGGATCTTGCAGAGAGCTTAGAGAATAGAAAAGATATTGGTTTCGTATTCGTCGGTCGGGGGAGCGACTCCCAGCGTCTGCGCAATGATGCATCAGCGCGTGGGCTGGATAACGTGCTCTTCTTTGATGAGATCGCCTCCAATGAAATTCCCGGACTTTACGCACAATGCCACGTCGGCTTAGTAGCATTGGATCCGCGACACAAAACGCACAACATCCCAGGAAAGTTTGTATCGTACATGCAGTGCGGCCTACCGGTGCTGGCCAGCATCAACCCGGGCAATGATCTGGCTGCGCTGATCAAGCAGGGAAAGGTTGGTCGAGTCAGCACCGATACCGATGTTGAGTCGCTTGGATCGATGGCTCAGGCTCTGGTAACCGATATTACCCTGGATGAAAACTTCAAGAATCGATGCAAAACCCTAGCAGCGAGACTATTCTCACCTGAGGTTGCTGTAAAGCAGATCGTTGCGGCACTACAGGCATAA
- a CDS encoding tetratricopeptide repeat protein: MNYKHLIIVSMAVVLVACGGPEERKAKYLTKAQDYLTAGNYPKARVALRNVLKIDPKDANAYFLFAQVEEKEKNWRNAVGLYQEVVELDPTHSAALITLAKYYLEARLSDQVLATADKVLASDPRNPQAGALKIAVLALEGSLPEATLKAETLAKEFPTEPDVAILLATLYGQQQRTADAVTALRQALDAHPKDMDLLNNLNSILLQTKDLAGAESVARRMIDAEPTVFDHRLRLARLYDEQGTPDRAETVLREAIALAPQSEERRLLLADFLQTRKNSHAAEQVLLEAVSHLSHSTKLRFGLAEFYLKNGQEPQAREQYQTLIKEQKDKAAGLDATVKLAELDLYAGKQADAARQIQEVLKINPRSTEALVLSGRMALAKRNGKDAVQAFRTVLHDQPELATVHFLLGQAHQVTGEINLAKESFERAVALYPGQVDARRSLAALDTQSGKPQQARARLDDLLKQRPDDLAALDMLMNLDLATNNWADAERTLERLRSASKDSLVAFMAEGRLREAQGKLDQAGRAYERATALAPNEPEPLLSLIKLDIAQGHTDRTRARLEALVAAQPDHLFGHGLLGEVLAMTGHPTEADGQFKEATRVNPKWITPWLDWGTLWLAQKQPDQAVQVIQAGLTANQNSEELYMLLAIAHTANGQVDPAIAAYDGALRLNPRNVLAANNLAVMLVDSKGDPQSLQKAFSLSRDFEKDAPHPLFLDTLGWVRLKMGQQEEALRIMKDAVTKAPDVPTLNYHLGMAYFQTGKTSEARVHLAKALKSTESFQGRQEAEQILSQTKG; the protein is encoded by the coding sequence ATGAACTATAAACACCTCATCATCGTAAGTATGGCGGTCGTACTCGTCGCCTGCGGTGGGCCGGAAGAACGGAAAGCCAAGTATCTGACCAAGGCGCAGGATTACCTCACGGCCGGAAACTATCCGAAAGCGCGAGTGGCCCTGCGCAATGTGCTCAAGATTGATCCCAAAGACGCCAATGCGTACTTTCTGTTTGCACAGGTCGAGGAGAAGGAAAAGAACTGGCGCAATGCCGTGGGGCTCTATCAAGAAGTGGTCGAACTCGACCCCACCCACAGCGCCGCGTTGATCACCTTGGCGAAGTATTATTTGGAAGCCCGTCTGAGCGACCAAGTGCTCGCGACCGCCGATAAAGTCCTCGCGAGCGATCCCAGGAATCCACAGGCCGGTGCGCTGAAGATCGCGGTCCTGGCACTGGAGGGATCGCTACCGGAAGCCACGCTTAAAGCCGAAACCCTCGCCAAGGAATTTCCCACGGAGCCGGATGTCGCGATCCTGCTGGCTACGCTCTACGGGCAGCAACAGCGAACAGCAGATGCCGTTACCGCTCTTCGACAGGCGCTGGATGCCCACCCCAAGGACATGGATCTCCTCAATAATTTGAATTCGATCCTGCTCCAGACGAAAGATCTCGCCGGTGCGGAATCCGTCGCTCGTCGCATGATCGATGCCGAACCGACCGTGTTCGATCACCGCTTGAGACTGGCCCGGCTCTACGACGAACAGGGCACTCCCGACAGGGCAGAGACTGTCCTGCGCGAGGCGATTGCCCTCGCTCCACAGAGCGAAGAACGCCGGCTTCTGCTGGCCGATTTCCTTCAGACCCGAAAGAACTCGCACGCTGCGGAACAGGTGCTCCTCGAGGCAGTGAGCCACTTGTCCCATTCGACTAAACTTCGCTTCGGCCTGGCTGAATTCTATCTCAAGAACGGGCAGGAGCCTCAGGCACGCGAACAATATCAAACCTTGATCAAAGAACAGAAGGACAAGGCCGCCGGCTTGGACGCGACGGTTAAATTGGCGGAGCTCGACCTCTATGCAGGGAAGCAGGCCGACGCGGCCAGGCAGATTCAGGAAGTCCTAAAGATTAACCCTCGATCAACTGAAGCATTGGTACTCTCCGGACGCATGGCCCTGGCAAAGCGCAACGGCAAAGACGCGGTCCAGGCCTTTCGAACCGTCTTGCATGACCAACCTGAATTGGCGACCGTCCATTTTCTACTCGGACAGGCCCATCAGGTGACCGGCGAAATCAACCTGGCGAAGGAGAGCTTCGAACGGGCTGTCGCCCTCTATCCGGGACAAGTGGATGCCCGCCGCTCATTGGCCGCGCTCGACACCCAGAGCGGCAAACCTCAGCAGGCTCGCGCCAGACTCGACGATCTCTTGAAGCAACGCCCGGACGACCTGGCTGCGCTCGACATGCTGATGAATCTCGATCTTGCGACAAACAATTGGGCCGACGCAGAACGCACGCTTGAACGACTTAGATCCGCCTCGAAAGATAGTCTAGTCGCGTTCATGGCAGAAGGCCGTCTACGAGAGGCACAGGGAAAGCTCGATCAGGCAGGCAGGGCCTATGAGCGGGCAACGGCCCTGGCCCCGAATGAGCCAGAGCCGCTTTTATCTCTCATCAAACTGGATATCGCACAAGGCCATACCGATCGGACCAGAGCCAGACTCGAAGCGCTGGTGGCGGCTCAACCGGATCATCTGTTCGGCCACGGGCTGCTGGGCGAAGTACTCGCCATGACCGGTCATCCGACGGAAGCCGACGGCCAATTCAAAGAGGCCACCAGGGTCAACCCCAAGTGGATCACTCCCTGGCTTGATTGGGGAACCCTCTGGCTCGCCCAAAAGCAGCCAGATCAAGCGGTGCAGGTTATCCAAGCCGGTCTCACGGCCAACCAGAACAGCGAAGAGTTATACATGCTGCTAGCCATAGCCCATACCGCCAATGGTCAAGTCGATCCAGCCATCGCGGCCTATGACGGGGCATTACGCTTGAACCCCCGCAATGTACTGGCAGCTAATAACCTGGCTGTCATGCTCGTTGACTCAAAAGGGGACCCACAGAGTTTACAGAAAGCCTTCTCGTTAAGCCGTGACTTTGAAAAAGACGCACCGCACCCGCTCTTTCTGGATACACTCGGTTGGGTGCGTCTCAAGATGGGGCAGCAGGAAGAGGCGTTGCGGATCATGAAGGATGCGGTCACAAAAGCTCCGGATGTTCCGACACTGAACTATCATCTTGGAATGGCCTATTTCCAGACGGGCAAAACATCTGAAGCGAGGGTCCACCTCGCCAAAGCGCTGAAGAGCACTGAATCATTCCAGGGAAGACAGGAAGCAGAACAGATTCTGTCTCAGACGAAAGGATAG
- a CDS encoding polysaccharide biosynthesis/export family protein — MFDHQLLLPCLRLIAAVVIISIGSLSIELPAMAAPPVVPQVDPGYRLGAEDVMLISVWKDEQLTREVVVRPDGMFSFPLVGDIQAEDRTVEDIRTDLIKRLIKYIPNPNVSVAVMKVLSYKIYVVGRVNKPGEYLIGHYTDVLQALSLAGGLTPFAAENDIKVIRRVRGQQQVFPVRYGDLRKGQDLEQNILLQRGDTVMVP, encoded by the coding sequence ATGTTTGACCATCAGTTACTCTTGCCATGCCTGAGGCTGATTGCCGCAGTCGTGATCATCAGCATTGGATCGCTGTCGATTGAGTTACCCGCCATGGCAGCGCCACCGGTTGTACCCCAAGTCGACCCCGGCTATCGGCTTGGAGCGGAAGATGTCATGCTGATCTCGGTCTGGAAAGATGAGCAACTGACCCGCGAAGTCGTCGTCCGTCCCGACGGCATGTTTTCGTTTCCTCTCGTCGGGGATATCCAGGCCGAGGATCGGACCGTGGAGGACATTCGGACCGATCTCATCAAACGCCTGATCAAATACATCCCGAACCCGAATGTTTCTGTCGCGGTTATGAAAGTGTTGAGCTATAAAATCTATGTCGTCGGACGGGTGAACAAGCCAGGAGAATATCTGATCGGCCACTATACCGACGTGCTTCAAGCGTTGAGTCTGGCAGGAGGGCTGACGCCCTTTGCCGCGGAAAACGATATCAAGGTGATCCGGCGGGTGAGAGGACAGCAGCAGGTCTTCCCCGTGCGCTACGGAGACCTCCGCAAAGGACAGGATCTGGAACAGAACATTCTTCTCCAGCGCGGTGACACCGTGATGGTGCCGTAG
- a CDS encoding glycosyltransferase family 4 protein produces the protein MTSELFFSFMTSLLICMALIPPLRILADRFHFMDQPGERKVHQHPVPRVGGIAFALGACVSIAWWAPKSVTTLSVLLGGLIILGFGVWDDRVDLGYRPKLLGQVLAAFAVILIGGIRFESVPFSLDAELPVWVSIPVTVLFLVAVSNAVNLTDGLDGLAGGLSFLTLCGIAYLAHLSNDSLVLLLAVPFMGGLLGFLRYNTYPARIFMGDGGSQLLGFMMGVLAILLTDSSRGPFSPGLSLFLLGLPFLDTLGVSAQRLAEGRSPFVGDRTHIHHKLLAMGLHHYEAVTAIYGIQGLMVASAYFLRWQSDVLIIPLYLGLAGIVLALFIAAGRGFFAKPSPESARVRSEQWLEDVLNRHWLHDLPIRFLAVVVPLFLITTVFLPTEVPHDIGYLSTGLFLIVLLGLAFIPRLAPYFVRGGLYLGSTCLLYVSDASWLNAGFPIPTTYHLLFGAMAIMVLLTMRFDSQSRFQTTPLDYLMICLAVIVPFLPGVQANVSSLGFFAAKLIVLFFSFELLLHAFSDRVKQLGLVSLWVLFGLGIKMWL, from the coding sequence ATGACAAGCGAACTATTTTTTAGCTTCATGACCTCACTGCTGATCTGCATGGCGCTCATTCCGCCCTTGCGGATCCTGGCGGACCGGTTCCATTTCATGGATCAGCCGGGCGAGCGCAAGGTCCATCAACATCCGGTCCCCAGAGTGGGGGGCATAGCCTTCGCACTAGGGGCCTGTGTCAGCATCGCCTGGTGGGCGCCGAAAAGCGTCACCACGCTGTCAGTGCTCCTGGGCGGATTGATCATCCTGGGCTTCGGCGTCTGGGACGATCGAGTGGACCTCGGCTATCGACCCAAATTGCTGGGACAAGTCCTTGCCGCCTTCGCGGTCATTCTCATCGGAGGCATCCGCTTCGAGAGTGTCCCGTTTTCCCTTGACGCTGAACTGCCCGTGTGGGTCAGTATCCCGGTCACCGTGCTCTTCCTCGTGGCCGTCTCAAACGCGGTGAACCTCACCGACGGCCTCGATGGACTGGCCGGGGGACTCTCCTTCCTCACACTCTGCGGTATCGCGTATCTTGCCCATCTTTCGAACGACTCGTTGGTACTCTTGCTGGCTGTTCCCTTCATGGGAGGCCTCCTGGGATTCCTGCGATACAATACCTATCCGGCCAGGATTTTCATGGGAGACGGCGGCAGTCAGCTGCTTGGTTTCATGATGGGAGTCCTGGCGATTCTCCTGACCGATTCGTCTAGAGGCCCCTTCAGCCCCGGACTATCGCTTTTTCTTCTGGGACTGCCGTTTCTGGACACCCTGGGCGTCTCAGCTCAACGTCTGGCTGAAGGACGATCGCCGTTCGTCGGAGACCGCACGCACATTCACCACAAACTCCTGGCCATGGGTCTACACCACTATGAAGCCGTCACGGCTATTTATGGCATTCAGGGTCTCATGGTGGCATCGGCCTATTTCCTGCGCTGGCAATCGGATGTCTTGATCATCCCACTCTACCTTGGCCTAGCCGGCATCGTCTTGGCCCTATTTATTGCTGCGGGCCGAGGCTTCTTTGCCAAGCCATCCCCCGAAAGCGCGCGGGTCCGGTCTGAGCAATGGCTCGAAGATGTCCTGAATCGTCACTGGCTCCATGATTTGCCCATTCGCTTTCTCGCGGTCGTCGTCCCTCTCTTTCTGATTACCACGGTATTTCTTCCGACCGAAGTTCCGCACGATATCGGCTACCTGTCGACGGGGCTATTCCTCATTGTCTTGCTCGGACTCGCATTTATTCCTCGACTGGCACCCTATTTTGTCCGCGGAGGACTCTATCTCGGCAGCACGTGCCTGCTCTATGTCAGTGATGCCTCCTGGTTAAACGCCGGATTTCCTATTCCCACGACCTACCATCTTTTGTTCGGGGCCATGGCGATCATGGTCTTGCTGACCATGCGATTCGACAGCCAAAGCCGTTTTCAAACGACCCCTCTTGACTACTTAATGATCTGCCTGGCTGTGATTGTCCCATTTCTTCCCGGGGTGCAAGCGAATGTGTCATCGCTCGGCTTCTTTGCGGCCAAGCTCATCGTGCTGTTTTTCTCGTTTGAGTTACTGCTCCATGCTTTTTCCGATCGAGTCAAGCAACTCGGACTGGTCTCACTCTGGGTGTTGTTCGGATTAGGGATCAAGATGTGGCTATGA
- the wecB gene encoding non-hydrolyzing UDP-N-acetylglucosamine 2-epimerase, translating into MRKLKVMTIVGTRPEIIRLSRVVAELDTHCHHVFVHTGQNYDYELNGVFFSDLGIRKPDIFLEAAGATAADTIGQVIMAADKALEEHRPEAVLLLGDTNSCLAAIAAKRRKIPIFHMEAGNRCFDFRVPEEINRRIVDHTSDINLTYSEIARDHLLREGLPPDQVIKTGSPMREVLEYYMPRITASDILTRLGLQERSYFIVSSHREENVDVPENLQRFFTIVNGLAEQYKNPVIVSTHPRTRKRVDALDLTAHPLVQFLKPFGFLDYIKLQTQARCVLSDSGSITEESSILNFPALNLRELHERPEGFEEAAVMLVGLSLERVLQGLSILETQPRGSERALRMVNDYTPSNVSIKVLRIIQSYTDFVNRKVWHKSETV; encoded by the coding sequence ATGCGTAAGCTCAAAGTTATGACCATTGTCGGCACACGGCCGGAGATCATTCGGCTGTCCCGTGTGGTGGCAGAGCTGGATACACATTGCCATCATGTGTTCGTTCACACGGGCCAAAATTACGACTATGAGTTGAACGGTGTCTTTTTCTCAGATCTGGGAATCCGCAAGCCGGACATATTTTTGGAAGCAGCGGGAGCCACGGCAGCCGACACCATTGGTCAGGTCATTATGGCTGCAGACAAGGCTTTGGAGGAGCATCGGCCTGAGGCCGTCTTGTTGCTGGGAGACACCAACAGCTGTTTGGCTGCAATAGCGGCCAAGCGCCGTAAAATCCCTATCTTCCATATGGAAGCAGGCAACCGTTGTTTTGATTTCCGGGTGCCAGAAGAAATCAACCGACGCATTGTGGACCACACATCAGACATCAATCTCACCTATAGTGAGATCGCGCGCGACCATCTGCTGCGCGAAGGACTGCCACCGGATCAAGTTATCAAGACGGGTAGTCCGATGCGTGAAGTTCTAGAATACTACATGCCGAGAATTACTGCTTCCGACATCCTCACTCGATTAGGCTTACAGGAAAGAAGCTACTTTATAGTAAGTTCGCATCGTGAAGAGAATGTAGATGTTCCAGAAAATTTACAGCGCTTTTTCACAATTGTGAATGGTCTAGCAGAACAGTACAAGAACCCGGTAATTGTTTCTACCCACCCACGGACACGTAAACGGGTAGACGCGTTAGACCTGACGGCACACCCCTTGGTGCAGTTTTTGAAGCCCTTCGGATTTCTAGATTACATCAAGCTGCAGACACAAGCCCGTTGCGTGCTTTCAGACAGTGGAAGCATCACCGAAGAATCTTCGATTTTAAACTTTCCCGCGCTCAACCTTCGTGAATTACATGAGCGCCCTGAAGGGTTTGAAGAAGCGGCCGTCATGCTTGTAGGCTTGAGCCTGGAACGTGTTCTGCAAGGCTTGAGCATTCTTGAAACTCAACCTCGTGGATCTGAGCGTGCCCTTCGAATGGTGAATGACTACACTCCCTCCAATGTGTCGATCAAAGTCCTGCGCATTATCCAAAGCTACACGGATTTTGTTAATCGCAAAGTCTGGCACAAGTCAGAAACCGTCTGA
- a CDS encoding GumC family protein encodes MGPQPHMPSSDSPHSLKDYVAIFSRRRTLILMTGGILLLASLAAAFLWPPTYKSMATILIEEQEIPTDLVRSTITSYADQRIETIKQQVMSRTTLWKVVEQFDLYQDLRTASPAEEVVKRFIKDIQVEVISADVVDKRTQHATKATIAFTVAYQSKSPDLAQKVANELTSLFLGENLKSRERQAQEATSFLQQEAENLAKHIGEIDDKIAGFKQRAQGALPELMPLNQQLMNQSDRELMDVDQQIRTLEERKNYLEGELATIKPNSPMISASGERILDSADRLRSLRAEYAGATGNLAPDHPDIVKMKQEIEALEKETGHLPEVEEASKQLVDARASLATISERLGSEHPDVVTARQRIAALEKEVRTLRAVPLRKNPAQRPENPAYINLQAQLNSATSTLDALRKTKTDVKRRIQSYATRLEKTPELEPEYLVLIRDRDTSGQKYQDIRSRLLEAKVSEGLEVQRKGERFSLIDPPSLPEKPDKPNRLAIVLLGLILAVGGGLGSGAAAESLDHSIRSPEQLAQLTHMFPLAVVPFMPNEQDLSKAVAYRRLVRGAGVGAVAMILVLLHAFVMPLDVLWFAALRRFGIE; translated from the coding sequence ATGGGACCTCAACCTCACATGCCCTCAAGCGATTCACCTCACAGTCTCAAGGACTACGTCGCGATTTTTTCTCGGCGCAGAACGCTCATTCTGATGACCGGAGGGATCCTGCTGCTCGCCAGCCTTGCGGCAGCATTTCTCTGGCCGCCGACCTACAAGTCCATGGCCACGATTTTGATCGAAGAGCAGGAAATCCCGACCGACCTCGTTCGATCGACCATTACCAGCTATGCCGACCAGCGCATCGAGACCATCAAACAGCAGGTCATGAGCCGCACCACGCTGTGGAAAGTCGTTGAGCAATTCGACCTCTACCAAGACCTGCGCACGGCGAGTCCGGCCGAAGAGGTCGTCAAACGCTTTATCAAGGACATTCAAGTAGAAGTCATCAGCGCCGACGTCGTGGATAAGCGAACCCAACATGCCACCAAGGCCACCATTGCCTTCACCGTCGCCTATCAAAGCAAGTCTCCTGACCTGGCCCAAAAAGTAGCAAACGAGCTGACCAGTTTATTTCTGGGAGAGAACCTCAAGAGCCGCGAACGCCAAGCACAAGAAGCCACGTCATTCCTCCAGCAGGAAGCAGAGAATCTCGCCAAGCACATTGGGGAAATCGACGACAAGATTGCCGGCTTCAAACAGCGGGCGCAAGGCGCGCTGCCGGAACTGATGCCGCTGAATCAGCAGCTCATGAATCAGTCCGATCGGGAATTGATGGATGTGGACCAGCAGATCCGTACCCTTGAGGAACGCAAGAATTATCTGGAAGGGGAACTCGCCACAATCAAGCCGAACAGCCCGATGATTTCCGCCAGTGGTGAACGCATTCTTGACTCAGCCGATCGCCTTCGCTCCCTCCGCGCGGAGTATGCGGGAGCAACCGGCAACCTGGCACCAGACCACCCCGATATTGTGAAGATGAAGCAGGAGATTGAGGCGCTGGAAAAGGAGACCGGCCACCTTCCGGAGGTCGAAGAGGCGTCGAAGCAACTAGTCGATGCCAGAGCTAGCCTGGCAACTATCTCTGAACGGTTGGGGAGCGAACATCCTGATGTCGTAACCGCACGGCAGCGCATCGCCGCGCTTGAGAAAGAAGTGCGCACACTCAGAGCCGTACCGCTGCGCAAGAACCCGGCTCAACGGCCGGAAAACCCCGCGTACATCAATCTCCAGGCACAGCTAAACTCAGCCACCTCGACGCTGGACGCGCTTCGCAAAACGAAAACCGACGTGAAGCGACGAATCCAGTCCTATGCGACCAGGCTGGAAAAAACTCCGGAACTTGAGCCGGAGTATCTCGTCTTGATTCGGGACCGGGATACTTCCGGCCAAAAATATCAAGACATTCGCTCCAGACTATTGGAAGCCAAGGTGTCTGAAGGCTTGGAAGTCCAGCGCAAGGGCGAGCGGTTTTCTCTCATCGATCCGCCCAGCCTTCCGGAAAAACCGGACAAACCGAACCGGCTTGCGATTGTACTGCTCGGACTTATCCTGGCCGTCGGCGGTGGACTCGGATCGGGTGCCGCGGCAGAATCGTTGGACCATTCCATTCGCTCCCCTGAACAACTCGCACAACTGACTCATATGTTCCCGTTAGCCGTAGTGCCCTTCATGCCCAATGAGCAGGACCTCTCAAAAGCCGTCGCATACCGACGGCTCGTCAGAGGAGCCGGCGTCGGCGCAGTGGCGATGATCCTCGTCCTGCTGCATGCGTTCGTCATGCCGCTCGACGTGCTGTGGTTTGCAGCCCTGAGGCGATTTGGCATAGAGTAA
- the xrtD gene encoding VPLPA-CTERM-specific exosortase XrtD — protein MSSKLLLGFSAVLATVSLGYLYFESLVFLFNHWIGSDDYSHGMFVPFISLFLIWQSQHRIAAAGITSSWWGLTIVVTGLLLYLVGELATLYVLQHLSLWIVLVGLVIGAIGVKASRTIAFPLFYLLTSIPLPTFFYAGLSSQLQLWSSALGVGCLQLVGVTAFREGNVIDLGPVQLQVVEACSGIRYLLPLTSLALLCAYLFKDRMWKRITLVLSSIPISILVNGFRIGMIGVLVEWYGQGASEGFAHLFEGWVLFMASLGLLILEMWILARIGSNDGTVSLQDRFSWIDRSPTSSSAFASSSVLASRALPSAYLFSVGLLIPVAVASSFLSQRIEVPPDRALFVDFPLHIEEWTGTSLSLEQQYIDALRFDDYALVEYRHDSSQPVTFYSAYYRSQRKGQSAHSPQSCLPGGGWEISSLKNLDFAPVSGTTHTLHANRVVIEKGHQKQIVLYWFKQRERILTSEYLVKFYLFWDALLRARTDGALVRIASLVGPGETEEIVDQRMRQFVSAMQSELNRYVPD, from the coding sequence ATGAGCAGCAAGCTTTTACTAGGCTTCAGCGCAGTTCTCGCCACAGTTTCACTGGGCTATCTCTACTTTGAAAGCTTGGTGTTTCTGTTTAACCACTGGATCGGCAGCGATGACTATAGCCATGGCATGTTCGTCCCGTTTATCAGCCTCTTTCTGATCTGGCAATCACAGCACCGTATCGCTGCGGCAGGAATCACCAGCTCCTGGTGGGGCCTGACCATTGTTGTGACCGGTCTCTTACTATATCTGGTCGGAGAACTCGCCACTCTCTATGTGCTCCAACACCTCTCCCTCTGGATCGTTCTCGTAGGGCTGGTGATCGGCGCCATCGGCGTCAAGGCCAGCCGCACAATCGCCTTTCCGCTTTTCTATTTGCTGACCAGTATTCCGCTACCCACGTTCTTCTACGCCGGACTGTCGAGTCAACTACAGTTGTGGTCATCCGCGCTCGGGGTCGGCTGTCTGCAACTCGTGGGCGTGACGGCCTTCCGTGAAGGAAATGTGATCGACTTGGGTCCGGTGCAACTGCAAGTCGTGGAAGCCTGCAGCGGAATTCGCTATCTGCTCCCGCTGACCTCGTTGGCGTTGCTCTGCGCCTATCTGTTCAAGGACCGGATGTGGAAACGCATTACCCTGGTTCTCTCGTCGATCCCGATCTCGATCCTGGTAAACGGGTTTCGCATCGGCATGATCGGCGTTCTCGTCGAATGGTACGGGCAGGGAGCATCCGAAGGCTTCGCCCATCTCTTTGAAGGCTGGGTGCTGTTCATGGCAAGCCTCGGTCTGTTGATTCTGGAAATGTGGATCCTCGCCAGAATCGGATCGAATGATGGAACAGTATCCCTTCAAGACCGATTCTCCTGGATCGATCGCTCTCCGACATCTTCCTCAGCCTTCGCTTCCTCCTCCGTCTTAGCCTCGCGCGCGCTGCCATCCGCCTATCTCTTCAGCGTGGGGCTGTTGATTCCCGTGGCAGTGGCCTCCTCCTTCCTCAGCCAGAGGATAGAAGTTCCACCGGACCGGGCGTTGTTCGTCGATTTCCCCCTGCACATCGAAGAATGGACCGGCACATCCTTGTCGCTGGAGCAGCAGTATATCGATGCGCTGCGGTTCGACGACTACGCGCTGGTGGAATATCGCCACGACAGTAGCCAGCCCGTCACGTTCTATTCGGCCTACTACCGATCGCAGCGAAAAGGGCAATCGGCACATTCTCCGCAAAGTTGTCTCCCCGGCGGTGGATGGGAAATTTCCTCCCTCAAAAATTTGGATTTTGCTCCGGTGTCCGGCACGACTCACACGCTCCATGCCAACCGCGTCGTCATAGAAAAGGGGCATCAAAAACAAATCGTCCTGTACTGGTTTAAGCAACGGGAGCGCATTCTCACCAGCGAGTACCTGGTGAAATTCTACTTATTCTGGGATGCCCTCCTGCGCGCGAGAACCGACGGAGCCCTGGTGCGTATCGCCTCCCTTGTCGGGCCCGGCGAAACCGAAGAGATCGTTGACCAACGCATGCGGCAATTCGTATCAGCCATGCAGTCCGAATTGAACCGGTATGTGCCGGATTAA